From Nicotiana tabacum cultivar K326 chromosome 15, ASM71507v2, whole genome shotgun sequence, the proteins below share one genomic window:
- the LOC107830491 gene encoding pectinesterase-like, with translation MGIEQFVPKILAFFLIFTFLCSSPFAAPSSFRGPTFCEITPFPDLCKYFLPQNKSTNIHDYGRLSIQLSSSATTQFLDSVNGYLNSKTTSSQSTIFVLQDCQLLIGLNLDFLSNVAGTITQPGNTLQGSQFDDVETLLSACITNQQTCLDSLQITPSAADIASQIFPTLANGSMMYSVSLALFKYGWLPNSPAKTSYSSGSGEMILKTARGGRKLLQMSGISSVNVTQMVVVNPDGSGNFTTINDAIAAAPNNTKAGNGYYMIYVVAGVYQEYVSIASNKKYLMMVGDGINKTIITGNHSVVDGWTTFNSATFAVVGQGFLAMNITFQNTAGAIKHQAVAVRNGADLSTFYNCSFEGYQDTLYTHSMRQFYRECDIYGTVDFIFGNAAVVFQNCNIYPRLPLQGQFNPITAQGRTDINQNTGTSIHNCTIKAAPDLASSNGTTQTYLGRPWKEYSRTVYMQSFMDSLINPAGWAAWSGDFALSTLYYAEYNNTGPGSNTSSRVTWPGYHVINSTDAISFTVSNFIAGNFWLPATGVPYTGDLL, from the exons ATGGGAATAGAACAGTTTGTGCCAAAAATTCTCGCTTTCTTTCTGATCTTCACCTTTCTTTGCTCCTCTCCCTTTGCCGCACCATCTTCTTTCAGAGGACCTACCTTTTGTGAAATCACTCCCTTCCCTGACTTGTGCAAATATTTTCTTCCTCAAAACAAGTCTACAAACATACATGACTACGGAAGGCTGTCCATTCAGCTTTCTTCATCAGCAACTACACAATTTCTTGATTCAGTCAATGGTTACTTAAACTCAAAAACTACATCATCTCAAAGTACCATATTTGTCCTCCAAGATTGCCAATTACTTATTGGCCTAAATTTGGATTTCTTATCCAACGTCGCGGGTACTATTACCCAACCTGGAAATACCCTTCAGGGTTCACAATTTGATGATGTTGAAACCTTGCTTAGTGCTTGTATAACCAATCAACAAACCTGCTTGGACAGCCTTCAAATCACTCCTTCAGCTGCAGACATTGCGAGTCAGATTTTTCCTACACTTGCTAATGGCAGCATGATGTATAGCGTATCTCTTGCCCTTTTTAAGTATGGCTGGCTTCCTAATTCACCTGCCAAAACGAGCTATAGTAGTGGGAGCGGGGAAATGATTTTAAAGACAGCAAGAGGTGGACGAAAGCTCTTGCAAATGAGTGGAATTAGTTCTGTAAACGTGACACAAATGGTAGTGGTGAATCCAGATGGATCTGGGAATTTCACAACTATCAATGATGCCATTGCAGCTGCGCCAAATAATACGAAAGCAGGAAACGGGTATTACATGATATATGTGGTTGCTGGTGTGTACCAAGAGTATGTCTCTATTGCCAGTAACAAGAAGTATTTGATGATGGTTGGTGATGGCATTAATAAGACTATTATCACTGGTAATCACAGCGTAGTTGATGGATGGACaaccttcaattctgccacattCG CTGTGGTTGGGCAAGGATTTCTGGCAATGAACATTACCTTTCAGAACACAGCAGGAGCAATAAAGCATCAAGCAGTGGCAGTTCGAAATGGTGCTGATCTATCTACATTTTACAATTGCAGCTTTGAAGGGTATCAAGACACTTTGTACACGCATTCTATGAGACAATTCTACAGGGAATGTGATATATACGGGACGGTCGATTTCATTTTCGGAAATGCTGCTGTAGTTTTCCAGAACTGTAACATATATCCACGCCTTCCATTACAAGGCCAGTTTAATCCAATCACTGCACAGGGCAGAACTGACATAAACCAGAATACAGGCACATCCATTCACAATTGCACCATAAAAGCTGCCCCTGATCTAGCATCGAGCAATGGCACTACACAGACATATTTAGGCCGACCGTGGAAGGAATATTCAAGAACAGTTTATATGCAATCCTTCATGGATAGCCTGATAAATCCTGCTGGTTGGGCAGCTTGGTCTGGAGATTTCGCGCTAAGTACGTTATATTATGCTGAATATAACAACACAGGCCCTGGATCCAATACGAGCAGCAGGGTAACTTGGCCTGGTTATCATGTGATTAACAGCACAGATGCTATCAGTTTTACAGTTTCCAATTTCATAGCAGGAAACTTTTGGCTGCCTGCCACTGGAGTCCCTTATACTGGTGATTTACTTTAA
- the LOC107830489 gene encoding large ribosomal subunit protein eL18y has translation MGIDLKAGGKSKKTKRTAPKSDDVYLKLLVKLYRFLVRRTGSKFNAVILKRLFMSKTNKPPLSLSRLISYAKGKEDKIAVIVGTITDDVRAYDVPTLKVCALKFTKTARARIEKAGGECLTFDQLALRAPLGQNTLLLRGPKNAREAVKHFGPAPGVPHSHTKPYVRSKGRKFERARGRRKSRGYKV, from the exons ATG GGGATAGATCTGAAAGCGGGAGGTAAGAGCAAGAAGACGAAGCGCACAGCGCCTAAGTCTGACGATGTTTACTTGAAACTCCTTGTCAAG CTTTACCGATTTTTGGTGCGGAGGACCGGAAGCAAGTTCAATGCTGTGATTCTTAAGCGGCTATTTATGAGCAAGACCAACAAACCACCCCTTTCCCTTTCGAGGTTGATATCTTATGCCAAAGGAAAG GAGGATAAGATTGCTGTCATTGTCGGTACCATCACGGATGACGTTAGGGCTTATGATGTTCCGACACTGAAGGTGTGTGCTTTAAAGTTCACAAAAACTGCAAGGGCAAGGATTGAGAAGGCCGGTGGAGAGTGTTTGACATTTGATCAGCTTGCTCTTAGGGCCCCACTTGGTCAGAACACG CTTCTCCTCAGAGGTCCTAAGAATGCTCGTGAAGCAGTGAAGCACTTTGGTCCAGCACCTGGTGTTCCACACAGCCACACCAAACCATATGTGCGTTCAAAGGGAAGAAAGTTTGAGAGGGCACGTGGAAGAAGAAAGAGCAGGGGTTACAAAGTTTAA